A portion of the Ascaphus truei isolate aAscTru1 chromosome 14, aAscTru1.hap1, whole genome shotgun sequence genome contains these proteins:
- the ALG3 gene encoding LOW QUALITY PROTEIN: dol-P-Man:Man(5)GlcNAc(2)-PP-Dol alpha-1,3-mannosyltransferase (The sequence of the model RefSeq protein was modified relative to this genomic sequence to represent the inferred CDS: deleted 3 bases in 2 codons), with translation MALGAGLRRRGANSGGSPGPRSPLREALRRGWQQKQQLLTEPRYTALLGACLCLAELGVTHWVIQRVPYTEIDWKAYMDEVEGVVNGTYDYTQLRGDTGPLVYPAGFVYIFTAFYYITERGSNIRLAQYVFAALYLVTLILVFASTPSPEEVGHRLLLLEDALVPIE, from the exons ATGGCTCTGGGTGCTGGGCTCCGGAGGAGAGGGGCGAACTCAGGGGGGTCCCCG GGTCCCCGCTCACCTCTCAGGGAGGCCCTGCGACGGGGCtggcagcagaagcagcagctGCTCACTGAGCCCCGATATACCGCGCTACTCGGGGCCTGTCTGTGC CTGGCAGAGCTGGGAGTCACTCACTGGGTGATACAGAGAGTGCCCT ACACAGAGATAGACTGGAAAGCGTATATGGACGAGGTGGAGGGGGTGGTAAATGGAACCTACGATTACACCCAGCTACGAGGGGACACCGGACCCCTGGT gtatcCTGCGGGATTCGTTTACATTTTCACCGCCTTCTATTACATCACGGAGCGCGGCAGCAACATTCGCCTGGCGCAGTACGTGTTTGCTGCGCTCTACCTCGTCACGCTGATACTCGTCTTCGCATCTACACCGTCACcagaag